AAGATTTGAGTTAGAGTAGGAAGTAAATTCTTTTTTCTCCCTCACATTTAATATATTAGGACATGGATGGGTAAGCTAGGTATTTCACATGAGTGATATTTAAAAGAAAGGATAGCTCTTTACTATATCTAAAGCTTTTGCAAAGAAATTTGttctatttgaaaaaattttgtgGATTGAATCTATGTTGAGATGTAATAGAAGTTTTCTTTCCCACGTGAAGGGCCtcttttaatatgtttaagGCTCATTTCCATTTGAAGTCGTATTTACATTCTAGTAACCTAGTTGGTAAACTACATTTTTTCCAACCTATAAATCGGAATTTTGGTTGGGATATCTCATTTACTATCGTGGACGATGCATCTGAAAGGGCTAAGATCGATTTCAGAGCGTCAAATTAAACTAAGTtaacaaaaaaaaccaaaaaatctTACAAGTAGGGTCTTTGTATTAAAAATCATGAGCTCTGAAAGCCAAtggtaaaataattattttattcatgatataaatttaataactcttAGTACAtggattttttaaatattgtaaaatatgTTTAGTTACATTTTAATTATGAAGCTTTCTGTAATTGAATTTTACGGGTGCAGTGTATGAATGCTCATGCACTGATGATGAATCAGAGAGAGTTCCAAACATAAAATCTCCCACTTCTACTGGACATGAAAAGAGACGAAGCTTAAATATAATTCAATTCAATTCGCCcaaaactaaaaatattctGCCCGCTTTTAAAAGAGCAATACCAAATGCACATCCTTTACAaaaccaaaagagaaaaagaagtgcACATTAAGATTTGGAAAAGGTGAAGGAATACTTGGGATGATCTCCCAAAAACACAAGAAAACATGGCAATCAAAGTATATTGACATTAATTATATAGGCCCCTAACTCAAATCTATATTACTGATGGCAGAAATAGTTTAAACAGCTACAAGAAAAGCTCCCAGATCACATTATTCTCTTTTAGCATACAGcatgcaaataaaatttcagaGACCTCTGACATCTTTAATCGACAAATTCCATAGCATGATTCAAAGAGAGGATTCAAAGAGAGGGAaggagaaaaaaggaaaagaggcCCAAAATGCAGTTACTCCTGCTTCAGAATCAGTTCTTGGCCCTGACGGCATTATTTTCCTTTATCCGTGCACGGTTATCCAGCTTCACGAAGCGCTTAAGGTCTTCAAAAGGGAGAGTCTCTGTATCTTTTCTCCGTAGTTCACTTAAGAGAGGGCGCTTATCCAGTAAATGCCACAGCCAATCAGGATAGTCGGAATCAGGCGATATCTTGGGATCCGCACCATCCTTGAGGATATTTGCTCCGAACACCGTAGTGCTCTTAAGCTCTTTGCTGAGAGCTGAAGCTTTGGGGGCATCGGCTGCACCACCTTTACCACCCTTCTTTGCCTTACCACCGCCAGCTGCTGAATAACCTCTGGTTATCGCCAATTGAGCTGCCTCCTTTCTGATAGAGGCAAGCCTCAGTTTTCTTATGCCAATTGTTGCCATAATTAGATACCTAATACTGCATTTAAAATCCAAGAAAAAGAACGAAATTATCATAAAAAAGAGGAAACACCAATAGAATACGCATGTTCCTGCAAGAAAGAGCAACAGCTGCTACCAATGCTTGGATTCCATGACAGAAGCTAAAAATTCCACCAATGTTGCTAAAAAGCTAATCACTTAGAAGGCACAAGATATCCTATTATCACAGTTTGTAATATTCTGATAATCCTccatattttctattgaaaataaattcaaTTCGTTACCATTCAACTCAAGTTGAATAGTTATAAAAGAAGTAGGTGAAGTAGTGAAatcattgtaaatttttaagtgatagaaatgctaaattatTATGAATTAGGAGGTACTCTTATTTCATACTTCAATAGAAATCATTAGCAGtccattaataagaatatactaGTTTTTAACAACCTCCCAACTCAAATGGCATGCCAAATTAGTAACAAATTTGTCATTCCtaatataaaatacataatattcccaaaatattacaaaccttgaaccaaacgcCCCTAAAGGAAGAAACACTAAGTTTTAGTTGTAATCTACCAAGGATTATTACATTGTCAGCAAAATAAGCTTTCCAAAGAAAAGCTAACTGTGATACTAAAGAATAACCCTAATATAAAGATTATAAGTCACATTCTCCAGACAAGCATTCCCAAATAGGAGATCTACAGTGAAGCAATACAAAGCATTCGACTTAAAACAATTGCCTTAAATTGGATATTGAGAATATCAGTGCCCTTTTCCACCGCAAAGTTATCAGCTGAAGATATATCCTCTCTGAAATAACTGTAAAACAGTTAGGCACTCGTTTGGTTGTTCAAGTCGTGCTTTGCTTTTAAGAAAATATACATAGCATACAGAGGAAAGGGCAAATTAGAGTATGATAGTAACCCTCAACAGTATCAAAATAGAAACAACTGATCTTTTAAGAAAATACATTCCATACACAGGACAGGACAAATTAGAGCACGATAGTAATCCTCAACAGTATCAAAATGGAAATGAACGATCACTGATTCACTTACATTCCACTCTATGATTTCAATGCCTAGAAAACCTTGCACTTGCAAGTAGTGGGACAAAacctcaaaaataataaaacccAAGGAAAATCTAAATCAAGGTATTGCCCTTCCCACATTATAATCCGCTATCTCACTCTCCCATGAATTGGAGCTCATTACCACATATATCATGTTCTCATGGGTTCGTTCCCAATGATCAATGAAACAGACCAAGCTGCTAATAGCCCCAAAACTTTGAAGCCCATGGCCAAAATGTAATGATGATGGCCCCTTCAATAGGAGACAAACCACACATTGTTTGCATATGCATGAAAA
The nucleotide sequence above comes from Ananas comosus cultivar F153 linkage group 17, ASM154086v1, whole genome shotgun sequence. Encoded proteins:
- the LOC109722655 gene encoding 54S ribosomal protein L37, mitochondrial-like, which codes for MATIGIRKLRLASIRKEAAQLAITRGYSAAGGGKAKKGGKGGAADAPKASALSKELKSTTVFGANILKDGADPKISPDSDYPDWLWHLLDKRPLLSELRRKDTETLPFEDLKRFVKLDNRARIKENNAVRAKN